A part of Paraliobacillus zengyii genomic DNA contains:
- the trpC gene encoding indole-3-glycerol phosphate synthase TrpC has product MTILDTILEEKEKEVALLKENYQKKERQRKLPIKSLFDIFMEADYMNIIAEIKRSSPSKGIINPDVNPPEQGKQYEKYGASVISVLTDYPFFKGTMDDLAAVREAVEIPILNKDFIIDEIQLERAKDYGANVILLIAAALPKNRLLELYKCAKQLDLEVLFEVHNEEELMVAQEIGADIIGINNRNLKTFEVDLAITERLTTLIDTSKTVVISESGIKTTTDVERVKKAGVRGILVGETMMRSGQLDKTFSDLRIKL; this is encoded by the coding sequence ATGACAATTCTAGATACTATATTAGAAGAAAAGGAAAAAGAAGTAGCTTTATTAAAAGAAAACTATCAAAAAAAAGAAAGACAACGGAAGCTACCGATTAAATCATTGTTTGATATATTTATGGAAGCAGACTATATGAATATTATTGCGGAAATCAAACGCTCATCTCCATCAAAAGGAATTATAAATCCAGACGTAAATCCTCCAGAGCAAGGAAAACAGTATGAAAAATATGGAGCAAGTGTTATTTCTGTTCTAACAGATTATCCTTTCTTTAAAGGAACGATGGATGACCTTGCTGCTGTTCGTGAAGCGGTAGAGATTCCAATTTTAAATAAAGATTTTATTATTGATGAAATCCAATTGGAGCGCGCAAAAGATTATGGTGCTAATGTCATTTTGTTGATCGCTGCTGCATTACCAAAGAACCGCTTATTGGAATTATATAAATGTGCAAAACAATTAGATCTAGAGGTACTATTTGAAGTTCATAATGAAGAAGAACTAATGGTCGCTCAAGAAATTGGGGCCGATATTATCGGGATTAACAACCGCAATCTAAAAACGTTTGAGGTTGATCTAGCAATAACCGAAAGATTGACCACATTAATTGATACAAGTAAAACAGTAGTAATCAGTGAAAGTGGAATTAAAACAACAACAGACGTTGAACGAGTTAAAAAAGCAGGGGTACGTGGAATTCTAGTCGGCGAGACGATGATGCGTTCTGGACAATTAGACAAAACGTTTAGCGATTTACGGATTAAGTTGTGA
- the trpD gene encoding anthranilate phosphoribosyltransferase, with protein MRQYLEKVMNRADLTLLEMEEAARIMFKEETSDIEISAFLTALKVKGETSDEIAGIVNVIREKSLTVSQVMPGVIDNCGTGGDGSQSFNISTTAAFVIAGAGITVAKHGNRSVSSKTGSADVLEQLGVSLDMTPEHMKILLKDNGIAFLFAPHVHPAMKRMMKVRKTLGVPTVFNLIGPLTNPIELTTQLLGIYRRDMLEQMANVLHQLGRKRALILNGAGHMDEASLAGENHLVLLERGEIMQFTLHAEEVGLPVYQNEELKGGDAKENAQILRDVLDGKPGAARDTVIFNAGLGIFADGKASTVQEGVDLARESIDSGAALAKLENLINYSNQIKQEV; from the coding sequence ATGAGACAATATCTTGAAAAAGTTATGAATCGTGCGGATTTAACTTTACTAGAAATGGAAGAAGCGGCACGAATTATGTTTAAGGAAGAAACATCAGATATCGAGATTAGTGCATTTTTGACAGCTTTAAAAGTTAAAGGTGAAACATCAGATGAAATTGCTGGAATAGTCAATGTAATTCGAGAGAAATCACTAACTGTCTCACAAGTAATGCCAGGAGTGATAGACAATTGTGGTACTGGTGGTGATGGGTCGCAAAGTTTTAATATTAGTACAACAGCAGCGTTTGTGATTGCTGGAGCTGGTATAACTGTTGCAAAGCACGGGAATCGCAGTGTCTCGAGTAAAACAGGAAGTGCGGATGTATTGGAACAATTAGGGGTCTCGCTTGATATGACACCTGAACATATGAAAATATTATTAAAAGACAATGGGATAGCCTTTTTATTTGCACCACATGTCCATCCAGCTATGAAGCGAATGATGAAAGTACGTAAAACATTAGGTGTTCCAACTGTTTTCAACTTAATTGGACCTTTAACAAACCCAATAGAATTAACAACGCAACTCTTAGGGATTTACCGTCGTGATATGTTAGAACAAATGGCAAATGTTTTGCATCAACTAGGTCGAAAACGTGCACTTATTCTAAATGGTGCGGGTCATATGGATGAAGCTTCACTTGCTGGGGAGAATCATTTGGTTCTATTAGAGCGTGGTGAAATCATGCAGTTTACACTTCATGCGGAAGAGGTAGGATTACCTGTTTACCAGAACGAGGAGCTTAAGGGCGGTGACGCGAAAGAAAATGCACAAATCCTACGTGATGTACTAGATGGAAAACCTGGTGCCGCTCGTGATACCGTTATATTTAATGCAGGTTTAGGGATATTCGCTGACGGAAAAGCAAGTACAGTACAAGAGGGTGTAGATTTGGCCCGAGAAAGTATAGATTCTGGTGCAGCCTTAGCAAAACTAGAAAATTTGATCAACTACAGTAATCAGATAAAACAAGAGGTGTGA
- a CDS encoding anthranilate synthase component II, whose translation MILLIDNYDSFTYNLFQYISELDKEVQVVRNDKITIEEIKKMKPEAIILSPGPGTPEEAGICIDVVKQLDRIFPILGICLGHQAIGVAYGATVSHATHIKHGKTSMIKHTEDEVFQDLEEPLEVMRYHSLVVKQDTVPATLEITATSIDDDEIMGLKHNYLPVYGLQFHPESIGTNTGKQMLANFFETIKKERSYETIS comes from the coding sequence ATGATCCTTTTGATTGATAACTATGACTCTTTTACCTATAACCTATTTCAATATATTTCTGAATTAGATAAAGAGGTGCAGGTCGTTCGTAACGATAAAATCACGATTGAAGAAATTAAAAAGATGAAGCCTGAAGCAATAATTCTTTCACCAGGACCTGGCACACCAGAAGAAGCAGGGATTTGTATCGATGTCGTGAAACAGTTAGATAGAATTTTTCCTATTTTAGGTATTTGCCTAGGGCATCAAGCGATTGGTGTTGCTTATGGCGCGACTGTCTCTCATGCCACACATATTAAACACGGTAAGACATCAATGATCAAGCATACGGAAGATGAGGTATTTCAAGATTTGGAAGAACCGTTAGAGGTAATGCGTTATCACTCCCTAGTTGTCAAACAGGATACAGTACCAGCCACACTTGAAATTACTGCTACATCCATTGATGATGATGAGATTATGGGGTTGAAACACAATTATCTACCAGTTTACGGCTTGCAATTTCATCCGGAATCAATTGGAACAAATACAGGAAAACAAATGCTAGCGAATTTTTTTGAAACAATAAAAAAGGAGCGATCATATGAGACAATATCTTGA
- the trpE gene encoding anthranilate synthase component I → METKSQSILFEKIQINGDTLTPISVYNRIQGKKKFLLESSSGHGEKGRYSFIGFEPFKEIVGDSSRTFVYDNQEDTKEEAFGKPLEVIKRHIPLQTLDLPFAFYGGAIGYIGYDTIRQYEDIGRLLDDEIEMPDVHVMFYQDVVVFDHKKQTVTIIATNLDGKRTKSHLVKQLERIQADVKKHVEENVEENIKVSFKPSINKQTFMEMVETAKQHITDGDIFQVVLSQRMIASFDVDPFTFYRRLRLANPSPYMFFIDFKTYIVLGASPESLIKTKGDQLITNPIAGTRPRGTTDVKDQALAEELLADEKERAEHKMLVDLSRNDIGRVCQVGTITIPKFMTIERYQHVMHIVSEVQGKLNKDFTGIDALVSTLPAGTVSGAPKISAMQIINRLETKKRGVYAGSVGYINMNGDVDLALAIRTMVIKGKQAYVQAGAGIVYDSDPASEYQETLNKAKSLLEVN, encoded by the coding sequence ATGGAGACAAAATCGCAAAGTATATTATTTGAAAAGATACAAATTAACGGTGATACTTTAACGCCAATCTCGGTATATAATCGGATACAAGGAAAGAAAAAGTTCCTATTAGAAAGTTCTAGTGGACATGGTGAAAAAGGTCGTTATTCCTTTATCGGTTTTGAACCTTTTAAAGAAATTGTTGGTGATAGCAGTCGAACATTTGTTTATGACAATCAAGAAGATACGAAAGAAGAAGCGTTTGGAAAGCCATTGGAAGTTATTAAACGCCATATTCCACTTCAAACACTTGATTTGCCTTTTGCTTTTTATGGTGGTGCGATTGGCTATATTGGATATGATACGATTCGTCAGTATGAAGATATTGGTAGACTATTAGATGATGAAATCGAAATGCCAGATGTCCATGTCATGTTCTATCAAGACGTTGTTGTTTTTGATCATAAAAAACAAACGGTAACAATAATTGCAACCAACTTAGATGGTAAACGGACTAAAAGTCATTTAGTTAAACAGTTGGAGAGAATACAAGCAGATGTAAAGAAACATGTAGAAGAAAACGTGGAAGAGAACATCAAAGTTTCTTTCAAACCTTCTATTAATAAACAAACGTTTATGGAAATGGTTGAGACCGCAAAACAACATATTACAGATGGCGATATATTTCAAGTTGTTCTATCACAGCGAATGATAGCAAGCTTTGATGTTGATCCATTTACTTTTTATCGCAGATTGCGTTTAGCAAATCCATCACCATATATGTTTTTTATCGATTTTAAGACGTATATTGTCCTAGGTGCTTCTCCAGAAAGTTTGATTAAAACAAAGGGTGACCAACTGATTACAAATCCAATTGCAGGGACTAGACCGCGTGGTACAACCGATGTAAAAGATCAAGCGTTAGCTGAAGAGTTATTAGCAGATGAGAAAGAACGTGCAGAGCATAAGATGTTGGTTGATTTAAGTCGTAATGATATCGGTCGTGTTTGCCAGGTTGGCACGATTACGATACCGAAGTTTATGACAATTGAACGCTATCAGCATGTCATGCATATCGTTTCAGAAGTTCAAGGCAAACTTAATAAAGATTTTACTGGTATTGATGCGCTTGTATCCACCCTGCCAGCTGGAACAGTATCTGGTGCACCAAAGATAAGTGCGATGCAAATTATTAATCGTTTAGAAACAAAGAAACGAGGCGTTTATGCTGGTTCTGTTGGATATATCAATATGAACGGTGATGTAGATTTAGCGTTAGCAATTCGCACAATGGTCATTAAAGGAAAACAAGCATACGTGCAAGCGGGAGCAGGAATTGTTTATGATTCGGATCCAGCATCTGAATATCAAGAAACATTGAACAAAGCAAAATCATTATTGGAGGTAAATTAA
- a CDS encoding 3-dehydroquinate synthase II, whose amino-acid sequence METLAIAEVISVTSIGMGTRVCLDVIDKLEPVEGLLVGNTGNGYLFILSENRSTNTYPPRPFRMNGGAIHQYLYLGEGKTTYLSEVKPGLEVPIWLGNEARKVAVGRVKVEKRPFLRVVCQIEGTEQEISATLQEADSVHVLTADGHAKAVLDLEKGDRITCYPDQPGRHLGNKIDEEISEY is encoded by the coding sequence ATGGAAACATTAGCAATCGCTGAAGTGATAAGTGTTACATCGATCGGAATGGGGACACGAGTGTGTTTAGATGTGATTGACAAACTAGAACCTGTAGAAGGTTTACTTGTTGGAAATACAGGAAATGGATACCTATTTATTTTATCAGAAAATCGGTCAACAAATACATATCCACCACGTCCATTTCGTATGAATGGTGGTGCGATTCATCAGTATCTTTATTTAGGCGAAGGTAAGACAACCTATTTATCAGAAGTGAAACCGGGTTTAGAGGTTCCAATCTGGCTAGGTAATGAAGCTAGAAAAGTAGCGGTAGGACGAGTTAAAGTGGAGAAGCGCCCTTTCTTAAGGGTAGTGTGTCAGATAGAAGGAACGGAACAAGAAATCTCGGCAACCTTACAAGAAGCTGATAGTGTCCATGTTTTAACTGCAGATGGACATGCAAAGGCTGTCCTTGATTTAGAAAAAGGTGATCGAATAACTTGCTATCCAGACCAACCAGGCAGACATTTGGGTAATAAAATTGATGAAGAGATAAGTGAATATTAA
- a CDS encoding 3D domain-containing protein, giving the protein MNKKVVAFAIGLTIVGTATTTASAEEYQVVKGDSLWEIAQEYESSVDELKEINELEEDMLFPGQTLQIDKEIVYIVKKGDSLSEIADEHNVEVNELIEWNSLSSDLILIDQELRIQSVKQVVNEPQTASAETTETVEESEVEETPVAVEAEEVEETTTSEANASENPAGETITVTATAYTAECTGCSGITATGINLNEDRNKKVIAVDPSVIPLGTRVYVEGYGEAIAGDTGGAIKGSKIDIHVPTKDEAFQWGVRTVDVTILD; this is encoded by the coding sequence ATGAACAAAAAAGTCGTAGCATTCGCTATTGGATTAACTATAGTGGGTACAGCTACAACAACAGCATCTGCAGAAGAGTACCAAGTGGTCAAAGGAGATAGCCTTTGGGAAATTGCCCAAGAATATGAAAGCTCAGTAGATGAGCTCAAGGAAATAAATGAACTAGAGGAAGATATGTTATTTCCTGGTCAAACATTACAAATAGATAAAGAGATTGTATATATAGTTAAGAAGGGCGATTCTTTAAGTGAAATTGCAGACGAGCATAATGTTGAAGTAAATGAATTAATAGAATGGAATTCACTATCTTCTGATTTAATTTTAATAGATCAAGAGTTACGTATCCAATCTGTTAAACAGGTAGTAAATGAGCCACAAACAGCATCTGCTGAAACAACAGAGACAGTAGAAGAATCAGAAGTAGAAGAGACTCCAGTAGCTGTGGAAGCTGAAGAAGTTGAAGAAACTACTACTAGTGAAGCAAATGCATCCGAAAATCCAGCTGGTGAAACTATAACGGTAACTGCAACAGCGTATACCGCTGAATGCACGGGTTGCTCTGGTATCACAGCAACAGGTATTAATTTGAACGAGGATCGCAATAAAAAGGTGATTGCAGTTGATCCATCTGTTATTCCATTAGGTACAAGAGTATACGTGGAAGGATATGGAGAGGCAATTGCTGGAGACACTGGTGGCGCAATTAAAGGAAGTAAGATTGATATTCACGTACCAACTAAAGATGAAGCTTTTCAATGGGGCGTCCGTACAGTTGATGTTACAATTTTAGATTAA
- a CDS encoding bifunctional metallophosphatase/5'-nucleotidase: METKKITLLYTSDVHGYILPTNYSDHQERALGLAKLATLIKQKKKEEDVILLDNGDLIQGSPFTFYHAKYHPNRPNPMVKVANEMGYTSSVLGNHEFNYGLDYLRSVVEQANFPWLSATVVNKDNNEPAFGTPYLIKEVDGVKFAILGITTHYIPNWEDPKNITDLAFVDAVEATKEWIAYIKKEEQPDVCIVSYHGGFERDLETGEPTEPLTGENQGYRICHEVEGIDILLTGHQHRSIAAKLNGVTVVQPSNNAQLLGEIGLTLTKESEGWVLNDAEPNLLGIDENIEADQTVVNLVQDLEQKTQEWLDTPIGKMDGDMSITDPLAVRLKEHPFVEFINKVQMDIADVTISNTALFNNASPGFPTNVTMRDIVSNYVYPNTLKVVRITGKDIKDALEKSATYFVIDEDGEIAVNPAFFNPKPQHYNYDMWEGIEYELKISNPIGDRVTFLNYQGAPISYEQEYDVVMNNYRAGGGGNFNMFQGKQVVKDIPTDMTELIANYIINQKTIKVSNNSNWKVVK, translated from the coding sequence ATGGAAACGAAAAAAATAACACTACTTTACACAAGTGATGTTCATGGTTATATTTTACCGACAAATTACAGTGATCATCAGGAACGGGCATTGGGCCTTGCGAAACTAGCGACGCTAATTAAACAAAAAAAGAAAGAGGAGGATGTTATTTTACTTGATAATGGTGATCTAATTCAAGGTAGCCCATTTACATTTTATCATGCTAAATATCATCCTAATAGACCTAACCCAATGGTAAAGGTAGCAAATGAAATGGGTTATACCTCATCGGTTTTGGGTAACCATGAATTTAATTATGGATTGGATTATCTAAGAAGTGTTGTTGAACAAGCAAATTTCCCTTGGTTATCAGCTACTGTTGTGAATAAGGATAATAATGAGCCAGCTTTTGGGACGCCCTATTTAATTAAGGAAGTTGATGGCGTTAAATTTGCAATTCTAGGTATCACTACGCATTACATACCTAATTGGGAAGATCCCAAAAACATTACTGACCTAGCATTTGTTGATGCAGTAGAAGCGACAAAAGAATGGATAGCATATATTAAAAAGGAAGAACAGCCTGACGTTTGTATTGTTTCTTATCATGGAGGTTTTGAACGGGATTTAGAAACTGGAGAACCAACAGAACCGTTAACAGGTGAAAACCAGGGTTATCGTATTTGTCATGAGGTTGAAGGGATTGATATCTTGCTAACAGGGCATCAACATCGATCAATTGCAGCGAAGCTTAATGGTGTGACAGTTGTCCAACCAAGTAATAATGCTCAATTATTAGGTGAAATTGGGTTAACACTAACGAAGGAATCTGAGGGCTGGGTACTGAACGATGCAGAACCAAATTTGCTTGGAATAGATGAAAATATCGAAGCCGATCAAACAGTCGTTAATCTTGTTCAAGATTTAGAACAAAAAACACAAGAATGGTTAGACACACCAATTGGAAAAATGGATGGTGATATGTCGATAACTGATCCACTGGCTGTTCGTTTAAAAGAACATCCTTTCGTGGAATTTATAAATAAAGTGCAGATGGACATTGCAGATGTGACGATTTCGAATACTGCTTTATTTAATAATGCCTCACCAGGATTCCCGACAAATGTGACGATGCGTGATATCGTGTCAAACTACGTGTATCCAAATACATTAAAAGTCGTTCGCATTACTGGAAAAGATATAAAAGATGCTCTAGAGAAATCTGCTACGTATTTTGTTATTGACGAAGATGGAGAGATTGCTGTTAATCCGGCCTTTTTCAATCCTAAACCGCAACATTATAACTATGATATGTGGGAAGGAATTGAATATGAGTTGAAGATCAGTAATCCGATTGGAGATAGAGTTACATTCTTAAATTACCAAGGTGCACCGATTAGCTATGAACAGGAATACGATGTAGTTATGAACAATTACCGTGCCGGTGGTGGTGGTAACTTTAATATGTTCCAAGGTAAGCAAGTTGTTAAAGATATCCCAACAGATATGACAGAGCTAATTGCGAATTATATTATAAATCAAAAAACGATAAAAGTTAGTAATAATAGCAATTGGAAAGTTGTAAAATAG
- a CDS encoding MurR/RpiR family transcriptional regulator yields the protein MFTSEQIATFSDLEYNLYNYVINHIDKVIYMRIRDLAIETHVSTTTILRFCKKVDCNGFSEFKIKLKMHLEQQADTPTLIDGESSLTEFLERTLTHDFELKITEIAQVIAKAKHVVFIGVGSSGILAEYGSRYFSGLKKFSLYIKDPYLPIHGQYLEDSITIVLSVSGESRATLSQVNQFKQEGSIIVSLTNKADSSLAKMSNYNLAYYASAEFLGDTNLTTQIPVIYLLERLAKTTYQEMGSKQK from the coding sequence ATGTTTACAAGCGAACAAATAGCCACATTCTCCGACTTAGAATATAACCTATACAACTATGTTATCAATCACATCGATAAAGTAATCTATATGCGAATTCGAGATCTAGCGATAGAAACACACGTATCCACAACAACTATTTTACGTTTCTGCAAAAAGGTTGATTGTAATGGTTTTTCTGAATTTAAAATAAAATTAAAAATGCACCTAGAACAACAAGCGGATACTCCTACATTAATAGATGGAGAAAGTAGTCTAACAGAATTTCTAGAGCGGACACTCACCCATGATTTTGAACTAAAAATCACAGAGATTGCTCAAGTTATAGCGAAGGCAAAACACGTTGTCTTTATTGGTGTTGGTAGCTCTGGTATTTTAGCTGAATATGGATCACGCTATTTTTCTGGCTTAAAGAAATTTTCTTTATATATTAAAGATCCGTACTTACCAATTCACGGACAATATTTAGAAGATAGCATTACGATTGTACTATCAGTTTCAGGAGAATCAAGAGCAACCTTGTCTCAAGTCAATCAGTTCAAGCAAGAAGGCAGTATTATTGTAAGTCTTACTAATAAAGCCGATAGCTCTTTAGCAAAAATGTCAAATTACAATCTAGCTTACTACGCTAGTGCAGAATTTTTAGGTGACACAAATTTAACAACACAAATTCCAGTTATTTATTTACTTGAGCGCTTAGCTAAAACAACCTATCAAGAGATGGGTTCCAAACAAAAATAA
- a CDS encoding glycoside hydrolase family 1 protein: protein MEHKNYKAFPNNFLWGSASAAYQIEGAWEQDGKGPSVWDTYTKQEGTTYKGTNGDVAVDHYNRYKEDVKLMAEMGLKAYRFSIAWSRIFPEGSGEINEAGLKFYDDLVDELIKNNIEPLITVYHWDVPQALMDKYGAWESREIIEDFDLYCQTLFNRYGDRVKYWVTLNEQNIFVGLGYRSGVHPPGVKDLKRMYEANHIANLANAKVIQSFRKIVKDGKIGPSFAYSPVYPYNSDPKNILAAENAEEFNSHWWMDIYVWGKYPEATWNYLEDNGLAPTIEDGDMALLADAKPDFMGLNYYQTTTVEFNPLDGVGEAKMNTSGKKGSSQDSGVPGLFKTITNPFLGTTDWDWTIDPRGLRIALRRIANRYQLPVLITENGLGAFDDLEADDSINDDYRIDFLETHVEEIQGAISDGVDVLGYCTWSFTDLLSWLNGYQKRYGFVYVDRDEEGPKDLRRLKKKSYFWYQAVIKANGLVNRK from the coding sequence ATGGAACATAAAAATTATAAAGCATTTCCAAACAATTTTCTATGGGGTTCAGCTTCCGCTGCATATCAAATAGAAGGCGCTTGGGAACAGGATGGTAAAGGCCCATCTGTTTGGGATACTTATACAAAACAAGAGGGAACAACATATAAAGGAACAAATGGTGATGTAGCGGTTGATCATTATAATCGCTATAAAGAAGATGTGAAATTAATGGCGGAGATGGGTTTGAAAGCATACCGTTTTTCTATCGCGTGGAGCCGTATTTTTCCTGAAGGAAGCGGAGAAATTAATGAAGCAGGTTTAAAATTTTACGATGATTTAGTTGATGAATTGATTAAGAATAATATTGAACCGCTTATTACAGTTTATCATTGGGACGTACCTCAAGCGTTAATGGATAAGTACGGGGCATGGGAGTCACGAGAAATCATTGAAGATTTTGATCTATATTGCCAAACACTATTTAATCGATATGGAGACCGTGTGAAATACTGGGTCACGCTTAATGAACAAAATATTTTTGTTGGACTTGGCTATCGATCTGGTGTTCACCCTCCTGGCGTTAAAGATTTAAAGCGAATGTATGAGGCTAATCATATTGCAAACTTGGCAAATGCTAAAGTGATTCAATCATTTCGTAAAATAGTTAAGGATGGAAAGATTGGACCAAGCTTTGCTTATTCTCCTGTTTATCCATACAATAGTGATCCTAAAAATATTCTTGCTGCTGAGAATGCGGAGGAATTTAACAGCCATTGGTGGATGGACATTTATGTCTGGGGCAAGTATCCAGAAGCAACGTGGAACTATCTAGAGGATAATGGTTTGGCTCCTACTATTGAAGATGGGGATATGGCACTACTTGCTGATGCAAAACCTGATTTCATGGGTTTAAACTATTATCAAACAACGACTGTAGAATTTAACCCACTTGATGGTGTTGGGGAAGCTAAGATGAACACATCAGGCAAAAAGGGTTCTTCACAAGACTCTGGTGTACCAGGACTATTTAAAACGATTACGAATCCTTTCTTAGGAACAACTGATTGGGATTGGACAATTGATCCGCGTGGATTACGAATTGCTTTACGTAGAATAGCAAATCGTTATCAGCTTCCGGTTTTAATTACGGAAAATGGATTAGGTGCATTTGACGATTTAGAAGCAGATGACAGTATTAATGACGATTATCGAATTGATTTCTTAGAAACACATGTAGAGGAAATTCAAGGTGCTATCAGTGATGGTGTTGATGTACTTGGATATTGTACATGGTCATTCACTGACTTACTTAGTTGGTTAAATGGTTATCAAAAACGATATGGTTTTGTATACGTTGATCGTGACGAAGAAGGACCAAAAGATTTGCGACGATTGAAGAAAAAAAGTTATTTTTGGTATCAAGCGGTTATTAAAGCAAATGGCTTAGTGAATCGCAAATAG
- a CDS encoding nitroreductase family protein: protein MQLSELIKERRSIQLYEDRPVDIEQLKGMLDTAIWVPNHKMTEPWRFVIVHGDSIEKVAELNRKFSATGSSEEAKKQSGEKAYKKIKDVPVLLMVIMDENPDAKLREEDYAATSCLIQNFSLLAWEQGIGMIWKTGALTTQANFRELIGVKRGEKVVGMLQIGYPAKVPKARPRTDVQERIEELN, encoded by the coding sequence ATGCAATTATCTGAATTGATCAAAGAAAGACGCTCGATCCAATTATATGAAGACCGTCCAGTGGACATTGAGCAATTAAAGGGTATGTTAGATACTGCAATTTGGGTGCCAAATCACAAAATGACTGAACCATGGAGATTTGTAATTGTTCATGGTGATTCGATTGAAAAAGTTGCAGAATTAAATCGTAAGTTCTCTGCAACAGGAAGTTCAGAGGAAGCTAAAAAACAAAGTGGAGAAAAGGCTTATAAAAAGATAAAGGACGTACCAGTTTTATTAATGGTGATCATGGATGAAAATCCAGATGCAAAACTTAGAGAAGAAGATTATGCCGCAACAAGTTGTCTCATTCAAAACTTTAGTCTACTAGCTTGGGAACAAGGAATAGGGATGATTTGGAAAACTGGTGCATTGACTACGCAAGCAAATTTCCGTGAATTGATTGGGGTAAAACGTGGAGAGAAAGTTGTGGGAATGCTTCAAATCGGTTATCCAGCAAAAGTACCGAAAGCAAGACCAAGAACAGATGTACAAGAGAGAATTGAAGAGTTAAATTAA